A window of Macaca mulatta isolate MMU2019108-1 chromosome 7, T2T-MMU8v2.0, whole genome shotgun sequence genomic DNA:
cactaaataaaaattaacaaaggtTTATCTGCATAGAAAGATACAgaactgtattttatttagagTTGTTTACCTTATCACACTCCTTTCTCTGAGACTGGGTAAGGTTCTGATGAACCAGAAACAGTCACTAGGAAGGATGAAAGAATGGGCAAGTGGAGTGATCAGAAGATGTAAGGGGAGGGAAGCGACAGGGGAAGACAGACACCCACTTCTCAGAGTGGTGCGCTAGCAATACTTTAGAGAAGGCCTGAGATGTTCCCAACAGAGTGACTCTTGAGAATAGGTCATGTGACCAGAGATTGCTAACATACAggctgaaataaatttttaaaatttatatgaaagcaAGGAAAACTATTTTGGAGGAACtagtctatttatttttatttatttatttttaattaatttattttttttttgagatggagcctcactctgtcacccaggctggagtgcagtggcgcgatcttggctcactgcaaactctgcctcccgggttcacgccattctcctgcctcagcctcccgagtagctgggactacaggagcctgccgtcacacccggctaatgttttgtattttttagtagagacggggtttcaccgtgttagccaggatagcctcccaaagtgctgggattataggtgagagccaccgtgcctggctgctaGTTTATTAAAGAAGTAAGTTAAAAAGCCACTGGTGGCTTTAGACCTTGGTGGTTCCTCTCTGTCTAGGTACATGATGCTCCCCAATACCCCCGAGCCTAACCAGTGCCCCAGGGCCTATTTCTGGATCAACTGCTTGCCTGCTCTGGTACCAGGCCAATGCCAGGTTAGGAGTTTACCTAAATCTGTTAGCCTCCCAACTTGTTTCCTTACTAAAAACAAAGGGAGTAAGACAGCCACGGTGGTAAACAGAAGGCAAAGCAGAAAAGCAGATCAGACAAAGGGTCCCTTTTGTGAATGGACTCCTCAATATGGGCTTTCCCAAGCCTGTGTAGGCTCACACAGTAGAGGGTCATTTCTAAAAGGGCACTGTTGCACACTGAAGGACAAGGTCACTAAAGGACTTTATTGATTTATAAATTATTGCCAAATATAAAGTCAATATATAATCTTCTGCAGGAGAACCTTGAGAATCCTTGAAACTGTCAACCCGAATTCATAATTCATTCCCTCCAAACCTACTCACACTACtaaagacatttctttctttgtaattataattaattccttgctttttcttctgATGATAAAAGTTCTAGTAAGgtaagaacacacacacacacacacacacacacacacacgtgcctTGACTGAGGTGGTCTATATcattaaataaatcaaattttagAAGAGTTAGGccttatacatatatttatgagaTTTTGAAGTCAATCTTTTACCTGCATTGAATGAATCATTTCTTTGGTGAAACGATAGGGATACAAGATGTTGTGAATTTTAACTGCTAAGCTCTCAGCCTGGCCACTGCTTACATCAACAGCAACCTAGAAAGACTCAGCAAAATacaattgaaattttaatttttgtgtcagCAGAACTGTTTTACCAAAGATATCAGAGTGCTTtaaaagcattcatttttatatagcCTACTAGAGGTGGGTTTAATTCAGGGAATTTGTAGAAATTCAAAAGAAtcggccgggcactgtggctcacgcctgtaatcccagcactttgggaggccgaggtgggcagatcacgatgtcaggagattgagaccatcctggctaacacggtgaaaccccatctccactaaaaaatacaaaaaattagctgggcgcggtggcgggcgcctgtagtcccagctactcaggaggctgaggtaggagaatggcatgaacccaggaggcggagcttgcagtaagctgagatcatgccaccgcactccagcctgggcgacagagcgagattccacctcaaaaaaaaaaaaaaaagaaattcaaaagaatctGTGAAAAACGAGTCTTATGTAAGACTTTACGTAACAATTTTTGCTTATAAACAAAATTactgacaaaacaaaaatagtttcaGAACAACAATTTATCTATGTTCTATGATCAAGTCCTCAAATGATATCTTGACGAAAAAACTGGTAAACAAATGCTCATCTATTATACAACCTGTTTATAACATGCACAGTACATTCTGTGAAAATACACTGAGGAGAGAACATCCACCCAGGGCCAATGAGGAACTGTTCCTCCAGTAGAAGATGTGTGGCTTTATCTAATGATAACAATTTTATTATCACCACCCTGAATATTGTGCCAAAGCTACAAGTCAGAGTTTCTGAGAGTGGTAAACACATTTGCTATTCTTACATTGATTGTACATGTTTAATCCAAAATGCCTGAGCTCCCAAaatgctataaattttatttctcctctctACATTAAACAGTAACTTCCAAATAAATTATGTGGAAATATGCCCAGTTTCCAATCATAATTACAAATTAGTATAGTCTTGCATGCCCATACCCagcttaaataaaattcaaattttaattttaattaatttacttaatttttaagagatagagtctcactatgttgcccaggctatagtgcagtggctaGTCACAGGCACAATCAGCACACtatatagccttgaactcctggtctcaagtgatcctcccacctcagcctcctgagtagctgagactataagtGCATGCCACTGTACCCATCTTGAAactcaaaagtttaaaataacagGCAAAGAAaggccaggagtgatggctcacgcctgtaatcccaggactctgggaggccgaggcaggcagatcacctgaggttgggagttagagaccagtctgaccaacatggagaaaccccatctctactaaaaatacaaaattagctgggcgtggtagcaggtgcctgtaatcccagctacttgggagactgaggcaggagaatcgcttgaacctgggaagcggaggttacgtgagccgagatcgtgccattgcatttcagtctgggcaacaagagcgaaactccatctcaaaataaaaacaataataataagaaaaaaaaaaaaagacaaagaaaaactgcTACAGACCCACCTCTGGATAACGGGCAAATACTGGATTGTCCCATTCTGAGAACAAAGACTGAAGCAATTCGCTACTAATGGTATCATCCACAGTATCTAGGGCAAAAGGGAACAGGTAAAGTTGGCATCCAGAACCACAGGGAAAGGAGGGAATGGCATTTCCTGTTTGGTGAGCTGTAGCCTCAAGACCAAAGATCACATACATTGTTTCTATATTCTACAAATGTTCAGTGTTTGCTATATCTCTAAATTATTTTGATCTGTTACTTTTTAAACTAGAGTTGGTGACTGTATCTTCTGGCATTACAACTTTTCTCCAAACTGTTTACAAGAGATATTTTGGAATACTGACAGAGAAGCTATGGCTCAAATTTGTAGCCTTACTGCCTTTAAATAAAATAGACCttatctatttttaaacaaaCGCAAAAAATTgatgtctgtatttttttttttttttttttttgagatggagtctggctgtgtcgcccaggctggagtgcagtggcccgatctcagctcactgcaagctccgcctcccgggttcatgccattctcctgcctcagcctcccgagtagctgggagtacagttGCCCGCCatgtcgcccggctagttttttgtatttttttagtagagatggggtttcaacgtgttagtcaggatggtctcgatctcctgacctcgtgatccgcccatctcggcctcccaaagtgctgggattacaggcttgagctacagCGCCAGGCCTGTAgctttttttgaagagttttgttTACATAAAACTACAGCAACTTGGAGGGTAAGtccagcctttttaaaaataagaaacatgtcCCCTAATTACAAGACACCACAGAATATGCATAATCAGCAAATACTGACCTCAAGTCTGGAATAGTAATTTCTGATCTAAATGCATGCACTAAATTAATTAGTTCCGCTGTTAAATAGCGCCATGGGGAATTCCTGATTCCAGAACAGCACAGCTGGCACTGATCAAGCTTAATGCAAgcctgctttgttttttgagttaGGTGGTACGATGTGTACTGGGTGCCCCAGCAGTCTCTGCCACCCCTACCTCTGTTATCCTGTCTCATCACAGTCCTCTCTGCTCGAGCTCTcggaaggaaaggaagaacaaGGTCGCTTCTAAAAGGATGACACCTGTACTGAGACCctaaatataagaaagaaaaacctagaaatgtgaacttaaaatacaagtaaactctttaaaaatttaatcacaTAAAACCTCTTTCTGCATAAACTGAGTCAAGACATAAAGCAGACTACTAAACACCAGATTGAGAATCAGAAATCCTTTAATGAAATTATGCTGTCAATATACGACTCTATATTAATGCTTAGTTCCATTATCCATTCATACCAGACAGAATGAAGACCTAGAATAGGTCACTGTGATTCTCAATGGGGGGCCATTTTGCACGAGGGGACATCGGCAATGTCttgagacacttttttttttttttttgagatggagtctcgctctgtcacccgggctggagtgcagtggcgtgatctcagcttactgcaagctccgcctcccgggttcaagtaattctcctgcctcagcctcccaagtagctgggattacaggcatgagccaccacacctggctaatttttttgtatttttagtagagatgcggtttcaccatattggccaggatggtctcaaacccttgaccttgtgatccgcccgcctccgcctgcCAAAGTGATGgcattagaggcgtgagccaccgtgcccggcttgaGACACTTTTCATTGTCACAACTTAAGTAAAGGGTTCTACGTTCTACTAGCATCTAGCAGATAAAGGCCacggatgctgctaaatatcctacaatgcataGGACAAACCCTACGACAAAAAATTATCCGGCGAAGCCCTGTGTTAGACATACAGCAGTACTTAATTGTCACCTATAACTTGGTGCAACCTTCACAGATCTCCAACTTATGTCTCTTATCTCCAATGTATGTCTCTATCCTAACATTTGTCTCATTATAATACAACTATGTTTAGATAGCTATCTTCCCTAATAGTACTGTGAACTCCTGAAAGCAAAGTCAGTTAACCTGCAATGTGacagcatctagcacagtgcGGATGATCAACAAATGTTTCATGAAAAAGTGAACAGGTGGACAAATGAAAGGTTCTCAATTCAAACTCCAGAGTCTAGTAAGATCTGGCCCAAATGCTGTTCTTCTCCATGAAGGATAATAAGATTTGAGTTGTAGAAACAATGCTGAATTTGACAGCTTTAGAACAGGAGGAAAACATGAGAGATAAATCCGTTGGACTAAACCTGGAGAGGTTAAGAATGATAAAATTAAGATAATGAAGTGAAATAAGGTTTATAACTACTAACAGAAAGAACtgcattaaatacattttaaagaaaaaattaccaaGGCTTGGGGACTTGACACTACTACTCAAAATCACCTTTATAGATCCTCTCTTCTGTacattaaaatttatcttttaggccagtggctcatgcctataatcccagcactttgggaggctgaggcgggcagatcacctgagcttgggagtttgagaccagcctgaccaacatggagaaatcccatctctactaaaaatacaaaattagccaggcatggtggtgcatgcctgtaatcccagctactcaggaggctgaggcaggagaatcgcttgaactcagaaggcggagattgcagtgagccgagatcgcaccatttcactttaccctgggcaacaagagcaaaactctgtctccaaaaaaaaaaaaaaaattatcttttaacaaTTTATCTCATGTAACACTTTTATGTAAAGTTTGACAATGTCCTAATATCATGATGTATATCGGCCATTTCCAGAAAGGTAGCAGGATACTGAGGAGCCATCTGTTCATGGAACTTCTTtttataccaaaaatatttttcattgggAAACTATGAGTTAACATGGCTTTCAAAAGTTTATAAAAAAGTATGCTAATCCAGAATGTTAAGTAGGTTAAAGTGTTTTAAACATCTAGATTCAAAAGGAAGAGATATTTATGTTGAGTATGGCAGCTAAGATTTCCCCCTTTCTTTTAGCAACAGCTATCTCACAGTGTAATGTAATCCAGTTATTTTTTGGCACCATATCAGAAGCAGTTGCATTTCAGGAAGATGAGGTGTCAGTGCTGTAGATTTACCTCTGATAAGCCTTCAATATAAGTCAGACATAAAACCACATAGATTGAAAAGCACATAAAGTGGCTTTAAGAGCAACTTGATAGTCTCAGGAACAACAGTGAAAGAAATGAGTTTTCTCCTAATGAATACTACAAAATACTAAGAAATACTACTGAAGTTactacagtgattttttttttcataaggaaaaaacagaaaaacactgaAAAGTAAAGGTCTCATTTAACCTTAAAGAAATCACAGCTTCCTGCTAGAGGTACTCATGGTCAGGAGAAATTAAAAATTGACTTATAATTACATTTACACATGTTCCATTCTTCTGCAGcattcaaaatttttaatatgGATACAGATGTAATGTTTATCCTCCTAGTACAAAGCCAAGATTATAGCCAGATGGAAATCAGGTTTATCACCTCCCAACATCTGGCTCCCAACACACTGCCAAAGCAATATCACTTTAAATGTGGACTGAGAACCCAGAGTCCTAGTGCAGGCTCAAATGTAGCCCTGTGGTATGATCTAAAAGCTAtattggccgggtacagtggctcacacctataatcccaccactttgggaggccgaggcaggtggatcacctgaggtcaggagtttgagacaagcctggccaacatggtgaaaccccgtctctacaaaaatacaaaaaattagccgggtgtagtggcagatgcctgtaatcccagctacttgggaggctgaggcaggaggattgcttgaacctgggaggcggaggttgcaatgagccgagatcatgccactacactccaacctgggcaacaagagtgaaactccgtctcaaataaataaatacatacatacatacataaatacatgaataaataaatgccataTTATTGTCTTCCTGAATAACAGCTACTTTTATAACATAAACAGATCAAGGAGATTTTACCACATGCATTACAATAAAGCACACTTCAAAAGTATAGTCATGAAAGTACATACTTGAcctatattttgaaaattcatgGACAAGTCCtactttccagaaagaaaaagctCATAAATGTAGTACTGTACTAAGCCATAGAGTTTACTGGAAAACCTAGGATGATTACAGAATCATTCTGGCCCTTAACCTGGAAGCCATGTGGAGAAAGTTCCAGTAAAATACCATGCTGACACCACAGGCACCTTTAAAGACAATTTTCTAGGAAAGTTGGGCATTTGACAGGAAGGGAAAACAAGGTAGGAAAGTACTGTGGATCTTCCCAACTATTAATAGTATCATTTCATTAAAATTGGACAGTCTCATcccttttttttattgttgttctaGATATATACCTATCACCCCCTttcttacacatacacacactgacaTCTTTTAACTGTATTCTCCATTTAATAGTGTTGGAcatagaggctgggtgcagtggctcacacctataatcccagcactttgggaggctgaggcgggtggatcatttgaggccaggagtttgagaccagcctggccaacatagtgaaatcctgtctctactaaaaataaaaaaatgtagctgggcatggtggtacactcTTGTAATCCaagttacatgggaggctgaggcaggagaatcgcttgaaccgggggtgggggcagaggtttcagtgagccaagatcgcaccactgcactccagcctgggtgacagagcaagactccgtctcaaaaaaaaaaaaaaaattagcgttGGATGTAGATAATCTTCATATAGCatgaaaatacaatatatgtTTTGTAAGTGGTCTTCAAAATGTTCTATCTGTTGAGATAATCTCTTTGGATAATGAGGATCTTACTCCTTGTCCagcatttccattttcaaaagcaTCTCATGCACATGAACAGTACGTACTTACCATTCTCAAGTACGACATCCACAGCCACAGTTGTCAGGTCTTTAGTACAAGCAGTCTGAATGTCCTCAGTTGGGGCAATGAATGTGCTGAGTCCAGTCATTTTGTTGACATAAACCATTCTCCCCAGGGCTACATCGAAATGCTGCTGCCAATTCGAGCAACACGTGTTTGACTCTTCAGTTTCAGAACAAGCTCTTGCTTTAGATTCCTCACTTTGAAAACAAATTCCATTTTGGTCACCTGTGGCATCGTCTACCAGATTCATTAACATTCCACTGGGAGAGTCCGGACTTCCTGTGTGTTGTTCTGAAGCTCTGATAAGAACATCTGAATCTTTACTGGTAACTTTAAAATTATCATAGGGCAATACCAAAGGAGTTTCTGATATCACACAGTTCTCTGTTGTATTGCTGTTAGAAtgtgttttactatttttattaaaggaaatatcctgtgtgGCAGAATCTGATGTTGGGATGACACCATTCTCTGTTTTTTcatgctcatttttaaataacatacaaaaatcttgTGTTAACACACTGCACAACTTGCTCTCTTTCCTACTGGAATCTGAATTTGGAAGTTCATTAAAACGACTCATCATCTCCATTGTTTGAGTTTCTCTTTCGGAACCCTTCCGTCTGGATAATTTAGAGGCTAGTGATTCAGATGACTTCTCAAGGTCCAAAGGTTTTCTATTAAAGAGAGATAACTCCTTCAGGGTCATAGGGCTTTCTCTCAAACTAGGCATCTGTTGTTCTAAACAATCTTCATCCTTGGAGAATGGAAGCTTCTCTGAGTCAAGGACGTGGCTTACTGGTTGGCAACTACTATCTGAATCACTATGCTTCATAGTAGTGATTTTACAAACATCAGAGTTGTCTAAGCAGTTCTTGTTCTTCAGCAGAATGTCAGGTTCAACTTGAGGACTGAGATTGGTAGTGACTCCGTTACTTTCCTCTACTTCTGTATCCAGAGGATTTTCAACCTTCCCATATTGCCTCTTAAACTTCTCTAAAGATCCTAGCTGTGAACTCAAGCTTAGCTTCTTACGGACGATTGGTTTGGAGGAACCAATTAATTTATCTGTTTTCCTACTATCATTTGAAACGTGTCTATACCAGGGGAAAGAGGGGGATGTATCAGATAATATGCAACCTGTTTGTGATTTTTTGCTATCTTGCTGAAAAGTAGAAAACTTTGCATAAGTTGCTGTAGGTTCATTCTCTAGCCCACAACTTATATTTGTTCTGCAAATTTTTTTGTTGGGCAATTGACCAGATTCTCTACTTAAAGTGCCGGCTAAATCTTTGAGGTCTAGAGTTTCAACTGAATGACGTGTTCTATTTCCAAATGTTTCTTGGGCACGTGTGGGACCAGGtctaacataatttttaaatgcatgttcTGTTTCAATTgatttagttttctcattttgtaCTATATGAGTTATAAAGCCAGTGGAACATAATTTAACTCGTCCGTAACTAAAAACATTTCTTCCTCCACAATTGctaggctctttttttttctccttctctgtctgaGCACTATGTACTCCCAATAATGTTGTCGCAAAAGGCAGAGGCTGGCATCCCACTTCAGTAGCATCTTTAAATCTCTCTGGTTGATTCtgaattctattatttttcatgACGTTGGCAGCCATGTCATTAACAGTAGtactttctttccatatttctagATCCTCCCCACTCTCTTCAAAGTGACATGGTGTCTGAAAAGGGCTTAAAAACATTTCTGAACTGGTTCCACATGGGTTTTCTAAAGAGCTATGTTCCAGGCAAGATTTTTtatgtttctcattttctcctgctTCTGATGCTACAATTGTCTCTTGTTCTAACATCTTGGATTCTGAGCAAGAGCTGtctttgttttgtaaagatgGCTCTGTCATTTTGCTATGGCCTGGACCACCTGATtcataaatgcataaaaatgcatcatttgtattttttctgataGCTTCTAAATCCCTAGAATTCTGTGTGCTTATGTTTTCTGCAGTAGCTTTTCTTTTCACAGATTTTGATTGCAAATTAAACATCTCATAGGaatctaaaatattattacatGCTTCCTGGAAACTGCCCTGGTTACTCCTCTCATCGGAAGTCACACGCTTCTGAAGAGTAGcatcaaataaattaaaaccatTATCTTCACTAAATTCCTTAATATCCTCACCTGATAATtccacaaataatttttcttgctttaaaaacattttcactcCTTCCTGAATACAAAACAAGAGAGTGTCCCAGTTCTGAAACTCAATCAGAGTTTTGGCTGGCTCCATGCACACATCATACTCACAGAATTGGCACTGCACATTAATTACATATATGCCATAGAGTTCTGGGGTAGACCGGTGCCGAAGACTTGAACTCATTTGCCTACTGGTGGAACCGTTCTTTGGCTTGCATATAATACTCTCTTTCCTTAATAAAAAGTCAATGAGTTTATGTAGCTTTGTCCTTAAAACCAGTCTTTTGTTCACAAACAAAAACTGCATATTCTTATTGTAATGTGCTTCAGAGCTGATATAGCCACTAAGCTCAAACTGTTTATATTTAAAACTGATTTCTCTCAGCTTTTGGGACTTTCCCAATCCATAAATTTGACAAAATCGGGAACATACGTCTTTGGTTTTAGGGAGTTGAAGAACCATGGAACCAGAAACATCATTTctcaaagagaaagagatggaagGGTGCATAAGTGAGAGAGCTTCTATCCTCTGCCTAACCTTCTCAAACTCCAGTCTAGGGTCCATGCATTTCCTCCTTACAGGCAGCTGGTAAAATAGGTTATACACTGTTACAGTGGTCCCACCGCTTGGTCTAGTCACATCAGCTTCACAAGCTTTCAGGGCTTTTCCACTCTGAAACAGTTTCACAAAAGTTTTCATTGTCCTGTTTTTCTTGGACGAAATTTCCACAGCGCTGGCCATGTCGGCAATATTTGCCAAGGCCTCTCCTCGGAAACCATAAAACCTTGGATTCTCCAAGTCCTGTACCGAGTGGCATTTACTGGTGAAATAACGATTTCCCACTTTCTCTACATCATCACTCCCCATCCCAAATCCATTGTctatcacttgaacttggaaggttTCCATATTCACCCTGACAGCCACACATTTTGCTTCAGCATCAATACTGTTGAGGGCAAGTTCCTCAACACATTGGCCCAAGGAGCTTATGGCCAAACCAGAACGCAATTTGGCTTGTACTTCAACTGACAAGCACTTGATCATGGTAGGTAGAAAGATGGTGAGAATGCCAAGCAATGGTTTCCTTCTCTGACGGGAAATAATTGCCTATAGGAGAAAAAAACCACACACGCACATAATCAAAGCTACAGCATTACACATTTCTTTCAAGCATTATGAAGAAATAGCATTTGAGGCAAATGAAATCGCTCTTATTAAACCAAATtgtgaaacaaagcaaaacaaagttaTACCACTGATCTCTAGGCACAGCTCATGCTTGGTGCAATGAATTCACATCCAAAGAAACattcataatttcataattttcaaTGCTCCTTTCTAAATCCCACATGTCCTAAAGTGAAATCATAATTACACTTGAAGTTGACCGGTAAAGACAGTATTAGAAATTCTAACCACTTCACCAAAAACAGATGCTTAAATTAAATACAGCTAAGGAACATTAGCTAGAAATTATTCACGACAAAAATGTCCAAGCTAGTTTCATAACATTTATACATTACACAATAACCATGACTTTTAGAAAAGCACTTATAATGAATTGCTAAGACATTGCAATAAGGTGAAGCAATAGGAAGAAATTTTAAGAATCAAATTGTATCAAAGAGAAATTGGGGGCATtaagagattattattattatggttaaGTATAGTCACCTCAGGGAAAGAGGTTGGGAATGGGAAAAGATAAAGCAGGAAAATTCCTTTTCATATAAACCTTTCTTTGCCATTCGATTGTTAAATCCTGTTCACGTATTACTCATGTTTTTAGAAGGTCgttattattcttttttgaaacagggtcttgctctgccacccaggctggagtgcaatgacacaatctcggcactgcagcctgcacctcctgggctcaagcaatcctccagcctcagcctctcaagtagctgggattacaggcgcgcaccaccacgcctggctaatttttgtcttttatgtagagatggggtttcaccatgttgaccagcctggtctcaaactcctgaactcaagtgatcctcccgccttggcctcccaaagtgctgggattacaggtgtgagccaccgcgcccagccagacggtcattattattaatattcttttgGTCTTTACAGACGGGCATAAACTACCCTGGTAATAATAATGATGGCATGGGGCTGCCTGAATTTGATTTTAAGTTTTCCTGCAAGTaaaagcacaaaaacaaaaaacatctaaAAAACCCAAACCCTAAGATTCTAGTGCCATTAAAGGTCTCCCCCTCTTCTCCATCAGTGAAAGCCGCGTGGGGGAGCCCCCTGTAGGCGGTGGGGTTGGTTTTCCGAACCCGGGAAAATCAGGGATCTAACTGCAGAACTTCTGCTGCTTTCTAAGCTAATGCACTTCGCAGCCGGCAGCAAGTGAGGGGCAAACGTTTAACAAGTATTCCGATTAATGTAAACCCAACGATTTCCTGATGACGCCTGCGCTTGGGACGGACGCAACGCACTGGCCTGGATCCAGGGCCCAGGGGCCTGGGAGCGCCGCGCGGGCCGCGTCCAGTGCAGCGCCGCCTTCCCgccaggcccagcccctccccagccagCCCCGTCCTTGTCCCCACACCGGGCCCGCCCTGCCGCCAGGCCGCCGGGCCTCCGGGGTCCTCGCGCATCCGGCTCCGAAAGCTGCGCGCAGCCATCATCAGGCCCTTCTGGTGTTAGAAGAGCCCCCGGCAACATCTTTTCGTCGCGTGCTTCCCCCAGAGTCACCTCGAGTCCAGCTTAACCAATTCTCGGACACCAACCGCCTGGGACGCCGACGCGCGCACCTTGGGTCTTGAGGCTCGTGCACGTGCGAGTCCACGAGCATGCGCTTCGGAGGGGCGCGCCAGGCCACGACACACCAGTGCGCATGCGCGTCAGGTGTTCCAGCCAAGGATCCGCATCCCAGGGTTCAGTGAACGGGTACCTACAGTCTCAATCCTTATCCGCTTTTGGCATGGTGTGAAAGACTATGTCgtaacttttacttttgtttttatgtttgtttgtttttttcccgtgtgttccctttcctttttttctcattttcacctTTGCTCTTAACTACCGtttaattcaatatatattttatgtttgctTATTGTCTTCTCTCCCTAGAATGTAAGCTATGTGAAGGTAAAgagtttatatattttgtttactgctgtatcCCAGTTACCAAGAGCAGTGCCTGGC
This region includes:
- the MLH3 gene encoding DNA mismatch repair protein Mlh3 isoform X7 — protein: MIKCLSVEVQAKLRSGLAISSLGQCVEELALNSIDAEAKCVAVRVNMETFQVQVIDNGFGMGSDDVEKVGNRYFTSKCHSVQDLENPRFYGFRGEALANIADMASAVEISSKKNRTMKTFVKLFQSGKALKACEADVTRPSGGTTVTVYNLFYQLPVRRKCMDPRLEFEKVRQRIEALSLMHPSISFSLRNDVSGSMVLQLPKTKDVCSRFCQIYGLGKSQKLREISFKYKQFELSGYISSEAHYNKNMQFLFVNKRLVLRTKLHKLIDFLLRKESIICKPKNGSTSRQMSSSLRHRSTPELYGIYVINVQCQFCEYDVCMEPAKTLIEFQNWDTLLFCIQEGVKMFLKQEKLFVELSGEDIKEFSEDNGFNLFDATLQKRVTSDERSNQGSFQEACNNILDSYEMFNLQSKSVKRKATAENISTQNSRDLEAIRKNTNDAFLCIYESGGPGHSKMTEPSLQNKDSSCSESKMLEQETIVASEAGENEKHKKSCLEHSSLENPCGTSSEMFLSPFQTPCHFEESGEDLEIWKESTTVNDMAANVMKNNRIQNQPERFKDATEVGCQPLPFATTLLGVHSAQTEKEKKKEPSNCGGRNVFSYGRVKLCSTGFITHIVQNEKTKSIETEHAFKNYVRPGPTRAQETFGNRTRHSVETLDLKDLAGTLSRESGQLPNKKICRTNISCGLENEPTATYAKFSTFQQDSKKSQTGCILSDTSPSFPWYRHVSNDSRKTDKLIGSSKPIVRKKLSLSSQLGSLEKFKRQYGKVENPLDTEVEESNGVTTNLSPQVEPDILLKNKNCLDNSDVCKITTMKHSDSDSSCQPVSHVLDSEKLPFSKDEDCLEQQMPSLRESPMTLKELSLFNRKPLDLEKSSESLASKLSRRKGSERETQTMEMMSRFNELPNSDSSRKESKLCSVLTQDFCMLFKNEHEKTENGVIPTSDSATQDISFNKNSKTHSNSNTTENCVISETPLVLPYDNFKVTSKDSDVLIRASEQHTGSPDSPSGMLMNLVDDATGDQNGICFQSEESKARACSETEESNTCCSNWQQHFDVALGRMVYVNKMTGLSTFIAPTEDIQTACTKDLTTVAVDVVLENDTVDDTISSELLQSLFSEWDNPVFARYPEVLQQVDSKFIACLMSTKTEENGEAGGNLLVLVDQHAAHERIRLEQLIIDGVSLLLPRLECNGAISAHRNLRLPDSYEKQQAQGSGRKKLLSSTLIPPLEITVTEEQRRLLWCYHKNLEDLGLELVFPDTSDSLVLVGKVPLCFVEREANELRRGRSTVTKSIVEEFIREQVELLQTTGGIQGTLPLTVQKVLASQACHGAIKFNDGLSLQESCRLIETLSSCQLPFQCAHGRPSMLPLADIDHLEQEKQIKPNLAKLRKMAQAWRLFGKAECDTTQSLQQSMPPCEPP